One part of the Corynebacterium aurimucosum ATCC 700975 genome encodes these proteins:
- a CDS encoding Mrp/NBP35 family ATP-binding protein, which produces MTSAITESSVRDALTRVDDPEIGRPITELGMVKSVAVNGPDVDIELYLTIAGCPMKGTIESNTRAAVAELDGVGNISISMTPMSDEQRKELKQKLRGGQAEPEIPFAKPESTTRVFAVASGKGGVGKSSVTVNLAAALVNKGLKVGIVDADIYGHSVPSLLGSTAGPTVLDDEMLLPPISHGIKHISIGQFVEGNAPVVWRGPMLHRALQQFLADVFWGDLDVLLLDLPPGTGDVALSVAQLIPNAELLIVTTPQAAAAEVAERAGSISQQTRQRVAGVIENMGAMVMPDGSTMDIFGSGGGSVVAERLSVLLGHEVPLLSSIPLDPSLRAAGDAGTPIVISAPDSPATAAINKVADSIAVRSDSLVGKKLGLGVTRKG; this is translated from the coding sequence ATGACTAGCGCTATTACTGAATCTTCCGTTCGCGACGCGCTCACCCGCGTCGATGACCCAGAAATCGGCCGCCCCATCACGGAGCTGGGCATGGTCAAGTCCGTGGCCGTCAATGGTCCGGACGTCGACATCGAGCTTTATCTCACCATCGCCGGCTGCCCGATGAAGGGCACCATCGAGTCCAATACCCGCGCGGCCGTGGCGGAGCTCGATGGTGTTGGCAACATCAGCATCTCCATGACGCCGATGAGCGACGAGCAGCGTAAAGAGCTCAAGCAAAAGCTGCGCGGCGGACAGGCCGAGCCGGAGATCCCCTTTGCCAAGCCCGAGTCCACCACCCGCGTGTTCGCGGTGGCCTCCGGCAAGGGCGGCGTGGGCAAGTCCTCCGTCACGGTGAATCTGGCCGCAGCCTTGGTCAACAAGGGGCTCAAGGTGGGCATCGTGGACGCCGATATCTACGGCCACTCCGTGCCCAGCCTGCTGGGTTCCACTGCAGGCCCCACAGTGCTTGACGACGAAATGCTGCTTCCCCCCATCTCCCACGGCATCAAGCACATTTCCATTGGCCAGTTTGTGGAGGGCAACGCGCCCGTCGTCTGGCGCGGGCCGATGCTCCACCGCGCCCTCCAGCAGTTCCTCGCGGACGTCTTCTGGGGCGACCTGGACGTGCTCCTGCTCGATCTGCCGCCGGGTACCGGCGACGTTGCCCTGTCGGTGGCCCAGCTCATCCCCAATGCGGAGCTGCTGATTGTCACCACCCCGCAGGCGGCTGCGGCCGAGGTTGCTGAGCGCGCCGGTTCCATCTCGCAGCAAACGCGCCAGCGCGTGGCCGGTGTAATTGAGAACATGGGTGCCATGGTCATGCCGGATGGCTCCACCATGGATATCTTCGGCTCCGGCGGCGGCAGCGTGGTGGCCGAGCGCCTCAGCGTCCTGCTGGGCCACGAGGTTCCCCTGCTCTCCAGCATCCCGCTCGATCCGAGCCTACGCGCGGCTGGCGATGCCGGAACCCCCATCGTCATCTCCGCGCCTGACTCCCCCGCTACTGCAGCTATCAACAAGGTGGCGGATTCCATTGCGGTGCGCTCCGATTCCCTCGTGGGCAAGAAGCTCGGCTTGGGTGTCACCCGCAAGGGCTAA
- a CDS encoding adhesin domain containing protein: MNAPRSGSARRRSSRKGVAALSAITLALSGLSITSFNTVVPEANAATLSGGIRDKSGAVEKDAQKASDLPAGSCTVSESTTEGSQAGFSWYTSEPSATSPSKTRWGLSVSFDNSKDRTFADWGFTNNGRMGAYLDAAQIPALNAGQTLVDKVVTHKADEILGITASGPQRPLNLNAKLTDAKVKQFAEATATDPVRYAWQGNYKQDNPQGPRAKGHPGNQLILYGHREPVAEREHRM, from the coding sequence ATGAATGCACCACGAAGTGGCTCCGCCCGTAGGCGCTCTTCCCGTAAAGGGGTGGCAGCTCTTTCTGCTATTACACTCGCGCTGAGCGGCCTCAGCATCACCTCTTTTAACACGGTGGTTCCGGAGGCTAATGCCGCCACCCTCAGCGGCGGCATCCGCGACAAGTCCGGCGCGGTGGAGAAGGACGCCCAGAAGGCCTCCGACCTGCCGGCCGGTTCGTGTACTGTCTCAGAAAGCACTACGGAGGGCAGCCAGGCTGGTTTCAGTTGGTATACCTCTGAGCCGTCTGCGACCAGTCCCTCGAAAACCCGGTGGGGCTTGAGCGTCTCCTTTGATAACTCGAAGGACCGCACGTTCGCCGATTGGGGCTTTACCAATAACGGCAGGATGGGCGCATACCTTGATGCAGCTCAAATTCCCGCTTTGAATGCTGGTCAGACCCTTGTTGACAAGGTGGTCACGCACAAGGCCGACGAAATTCTCGGTATTACTGCTTCTGGGCCACAACGACCCCTGAATCTCAATGCGAAGCTGACCGATGCCAAAGTCAAGCAGTTCGCTGAGGCCACTGCCACGGACCCGGTACGTTATGCCTGGCAGGGCAACTATAAGCAGGACAATCCTCAAGGGCCAAGGGCCAAGGGCCACCCAGGGAACCAACTCATCCTTTACGGCCATCGTGAACCCGTGGCCGAGCGAGAACATCGAATGTAA
- the glgC gene encoding glucose-1-phosphate adenylyltransferase, which translates to MRSLPNVLAIVLAGGEGKRLFPLTEDRAKPAVPFGGSYRLIDFVLSNLVNAGFLKIAVLTQYKSHSLDRHISQAWNLSGPTPQYIASVPAQQRRGKRWYNGSADAILQSLNLIYDEKPDYVIVFGADHVYRMDPAQMVEEHIATGLDCSVAGIRVPRSEASAFGCIQADGMGTITEFVEKPENPPATPDDPNMTYASMGNYVFTTQALIDALLEDEKNEDSAHDMGGNIIPYFVEREQAHVYDFMANEVPGSTERDHGYWRDVGTIDSFYEAHMDMISVHPIFNLYNRSWPIHSTDDSNFPPAKFVQNGIAQSSMVAPGCIVSGGTVRNSVLASDVHVADGATVEGSVILPGVRIGRGAVVRHAILDKNVVVSDGAIIGVDRERDEERFKVSEGGVVVVGKNVKV; encoded by the coding sequence GTGAGAAGCCTTCCTAATGTCCTTGCCATTGTCCTTGCCGGCGGCGAGGGAAAGCGCCTCTTTCCGCTGACGGAAGACCGCGCTAAGCCTGCCGTTCCTTTCGGCGGTTCCTACCGCCTGATCGATTTCGTGCTGTCTAATCTTGTCAACGCAGGATTCCTCAAGATTGCGGTGCTGACCCAGTACAAGTCCCACTCTTTGGACCGCCACATCTCCCAAGCGTGGAACCTGTCTGGACCGACCCCGCAGTACATCGCCTCCGTGCCCGCCCAGCAGCGCCGCGGTAAGCGTTGGTACAACGGCTCGGCTGATGCCATCCTGCAGTCGCTGAATCTCATCTATGACGAGAAGCCGGATTATGTCATCGTCTTTGGCGCTGATCACGTCTACCGCATGGACCCAGCGCAGATGGTGGAGGAGCATATCGCGACTGGCTTGGACTGTTCGGTAGCGGGCATCCGCGTCCCGCGCTCGGAGGCTTCTGCCTTTGGCTGTATTCAGGCGGATGGGATGGGCACGATTACGGAGTTCGTCGAGAAGCCTGAGAATCCACCGGCGACCCCGGATGACCCGAACATGACCTATGCCTCCATGGGCAACTACGTCTTCACCACGCAGGCGCTTATCGACGCTTTGCTGGAAGACGAAAAGAATGAGGACTCCGCGCATGACATGGGCGGCAATATCATTCCGTATTTCGTGGAGCGTGAGCAGGCGCATGTTTATGACTTCATGGCCAATGAGGTGCCCGGTTCCACGGAGCGTGACCATGGCTACTGGCGTGATGTTGGTACCATCGACTCCTTCTATGAGGCGCACATGGATATGATTTCTGTGCACCCCATCTTCAACCTGTACAACCGTTCGTGGCCTATCCACTCCACGGATGACTCCAACTTCCCGCCGGCAAAGTTTGTGCAGAACGGTATTGCACAGTCCTCGATGGTGGCTCCGGGTTGCATCGTCTCCGGCGGTACGGTGCGAAACTCTGTGCTGGCTTCGGATGTGCACGTGGCGGATGGGGCGACGGTGGAAGGCTCCGTCATCCTGCCGGGCGTGCGCATCGGTCGTGGCGCGGTAGTTCGCCATGCAATCCTGGACAAGAACGTGGTGGTCAGTGATGGTGCCATCATCGGTGTGGACCGCGAGCGCGATGAGGAGCGCTTCAAGGTTTCCGAAGGTGGCGTGGTCGTCGTAGGCAAGAACGTCAAGGTCTAA
- a CDS encoding O-methyltransferase, with protein MTTTAYDAMRTYIESTSEVSEVLAGARAHAEEYGLPAPDEATGQLLSTLAAISSGTTSRPQAVAITPAASVVGLYLLAGMPENGILTCIDPEAEHQASAKRTFREAGYSPSRGRFLPSRPLDIMGRLANDTYQVIYAEVPALDMPALLKAAWPLLHQHGTLVLANALLDGTVADPSRTDRDTAAAREADEYARSLEGAAVTRLPYGAGLTLITKL; from the coding sequence GTGACTACTACGGCTTATGACGCAATGCGTACCTATATCGAATCCACCAGCGAGGTCTCCGAAGTGCTCGCCGGCGCCCGCGCTCACGCGGAGGAGTATGGCCTGCCGGCCCCGGATGAAGCCACCGGCCAGCTGCTCAGCACGCTCGCGGCGATTTCATCCGGCACTACCTCCCGCCCGCAAGCGGTGGCGATTACTCCCGCAGCATCCGTCGTCGGCCTCTATTTGCTTGCCGGCATGCCGGAGAACGGAATCCTTACCTGCATCGATCCGGAGGCCGAGCACCAAGCCAGCGCCAAGCGAACCTTCCGCGAGGCCGGCTACTCCCCCAGCCGCGGCCGCTTCTTGCCCTCGCGTCCGCTCGACATCATGGGCCGCCTGGCTAATGACACCTACCAGGTGATCTACGCCGAGGTCCCCGCGCTCGACATGCCCGCGTTGCTCAAGGCCGCCTGGCCCCTGCTGCACCAGCACGGCACCTTGGTGCTGGCCAATGCACTTCTCGACGGCACCGTAGCCGACCCCTCCCGCACCGACCGCGACACCGCCGCCGCCCGCGAGGCCGATGAATATGCTCGCTCCCTCGAAGGCGCGGCCGTCACGCGCCTGCCCTATGGCGCGGGCTTGACGCTCATCACCAAGCTCTAG
- the sigE gene encoding RNA polymerase sigma factor SigE: MTTQQREFEHAHRSTDFSATGSHDASGETEELTGTAAFDAGQAEMPSWGELVAEHADEVYRLAYRLSGNQHDAEDLTQETFMRVFRSLDKYQAGTFGGWLHRITTNLFLDMVRHRSKIRMEALPEDYERVPGTDMTPEQAYTVANLDPALQSALDNLAPDFRVAVVLCDVVGMSYDEIAETLGVKMGTVRSRIHRGRSQLRAALEKEAQTNADTRSLLRTR, translated from the coding sequence ATGACCACACAGCAGCGCGAGTTTGAGCACGCTCACCGTTCCACTGATTTCTCCGCCACTGGCAGCCATGATGCCAGTGGCGAAACTGAGGAGTTGACCGGAACCGCTGCATTCGATGCCGGCCAGGCCGAGATGCCTTCCTGGGGTGAGCTCGTGGCCGAGCACGCCGATGAAGTTTATCGCTTGGCCTATCGCCTTTCCGGTAACCAGCACGATGCCGAAGACCTCACGCAGGAAACCTTCATGCGCGTCTTCCGCTCCTTGGATAAGTACCAAGCGGGAACTTTTGGCGGCTGGCTGCACCGCATCACCACCAACCTCTTCTTGGACATGGTCCGTCACCGTTCCAAGATCCGCATGGAAGCCCTGCCGGAGGATTATGAGCGCGTGCCCGGCACGGACATGACCCCGGAGCAGGCTTACACGGTGGCCAACCTGGACCCGGCGTTGCAGTCAGCCCTGGATAACCTGGCGCCGGACTTTCGCGTGGCGGTGGTTCTCTGTGATGTCGTGGGCATGAGCTACGACGAAATCGCCGAAACCCTCGGCGTGAAGATGGGCACCGTGCGCTCCCGCATCCACCGCGGCCGCTCCCAGCTGCGTGCCGCATTGGAAAAGGAAGCCCAGACCAACGCGGACACCCGCAGCCTGCTGCGTACGCGCTAG
- a CDS encoding methyltransferase domain-containing protein, producing the protein MLSHIVDILADPADGSALQGADNFSRLVSETGHSYDVAKQGYVTLAAGAGLKHQGDDAAMVTARETYLAMGHFAPFVEAVTGAVQDSLETQDAAEHAAGLNADTAPALLEVGAGTGYYLAHTLDSIEGARGVGLDISTHAAKHLAKSHERVGAVVADVWERLPLKDDSIHAISVVFAPRNPAEFQRVLAPGGEVIVLTPQAGHLDELREPLGILGVEEGKVERLYAQAEGFLEQAADPVDISFPIVLDKASIAAQVGMSPSARHISPEDLAERMASLPQTLTVTAHARLDRLRSA; encoded by the coding sequence ATGCTTTCACATATCGTCGATATTCTGGCCGATCCCGCCGATGGCAGCGCCCTGCAGGGCGCGGATAATTTTTCCCGCCTCGTGTCGGAGACCGGCCACTCTTATGACGTGGCTAAGCAGGGCTACGTCACGCTAGCAGCTGGTGCGGGGCTGAAGCATCAAGGCGATGATGCCGCGATGGTCACCGCCCGCGAAACCTACCTGGCTATGGGGCACTTTGCTCCCTTCGTGGAGGCAGTCACCGGTGCGGTGCAGGATTCTCTGGAGACCCAGGATGCGGCCGAGCACGCGGCTGGCCTGAATGCGGACACCGCCCCAGCACTCCTTGAGGTTGGTGCGGGCACGGGCTACTATCTCGCGCACACCCTGGACTCTATTGAGGGCGCGCGCGGGGTAGGCCTGGATATCTCTACGCACGCGGCTAAGCACCTGGCCAAGTCGCATGAGCGAGTTGGCGCCGTGGTTGCGGATGTGTGGGAGCGCCTTCCGCTGAAGGATGATTCGATTCACGCCATCTCGGTGGTTTTCGCCCCGCGCAATCCGGCGGAGTTCCAGCGCGTTCTCGCACCGGGCGGGGAGGTTATCGTGCTGACTCCGCAGGCGGGCCATCTGGATGAGCTGCGCGAGCCCCTGGGCATCCTCGGAGTGGAAGAAGGCAAGGTGGAACGCCTTTACGCCCAGGCGGAAGGTTTCTTGGAGCAGGCTGCCGACCCGGTCGATATTTCCTTCCCCATCGTCTTGGATAAGGCTTCCATCGCCGCGCAGGTTGGCATGAGCCCATCGGCGCGCCACATCAGTCCGGAAGACCTGGCAGAGCGCATGGCCTCCTTGCCGCAGACGTTGACCGTGACGGCCCACGCCCGCCTGGATCGACTGCGTTCGGCCTAA
- a CDS encoding anti-sigma factor family protein has protein sequence MKAEGHSGDGHSLSLSGFFTEAQAKVRDKAKARAQRADTIGHLGPEAVVAFVDGEMPAKYAHRVRIHLVHCPECRAEIHHQRNAAEWVRECSVESHVKAPDSLMAKLAGIAHQGPGPGPDAEAPAHQPRQDFLDKVEMVVRAIRHNQRG, from the coding sequence GTGAAAGCAGAAGGGCATAGCGGCGACGGCCATTCCCTGAGCCTGTCCGGGTTTTTCACCGAAGCCCAAGCCAAAGTCCGCGATAAGGCAAAGGCCCGCGCCCAGCGGGCAGATACCATCGGCCATTTGGGGCCCGAGGCGGTCGTCGCTTTTGTCGACGGCGAAATGCCAGCAAAGTATGCCCACCGCGTACGCATCCACCTCGTGCACTGCCCAGAATGCCGGGCAGAAATCCACCACCAGCGCAATGCCGCCGAGTGGGTGCGCGAATGCAGCGTGGAATCCCATGTCAAGGCGCCGGACTCGCTGATGGCGAAGCTCGCGGGCATCGCCCACCAGGGCCCCGGCCCCGGGCCGGATGCGGAAGCGCCCGCGCACCAGCCACGCCAGGACTTTTTGGACAAGGTGGAGATGGTGGTACGCGCCATCCGGCACAACCAGCGGGGCTAA
- the glgA gene encoding glycogen synthase has translation MRAGIFSKEYPPEIYGGAGVHVAELTRFMREIIDVSVHCMGSERDEKDVFVHGVDPALKEANAAVQTLSTGLRMANAASDIDVAHSHTWYTGLGGHLAGRLYGIPHVVTAHSLEPHRPWKREQLGGGYEISSWSEKNAMEYADAVIAVSAGMKDSILDAYPRIDADKVHVVLNGIDTQVWQPGESAVLDKLGVDKQRPIVAFVGRITRQKGVKHLLKAAQNFDADIQLVLCAGAPDTPEIAAETETLVEELRAQRDGVFWVKDMLSREEIKQVYSGADVFVCPSIYEPLGIVNLEAMACGTAVVASNVGGIPEVVVDGETGVLVNYDVNDEATFEADLAAAVNRVAADKELAQRFGSAGRQRAIEEFSWATIAQQTVDIYRSLM, from the coding sequence ATGAGAGCCGGAATATTTTCTAAGGAGTATCCGCCAGAGATTTATGGCGGAGCGGGCGTCCACGTTGCAGAGCTCACGCGCTTCATGCGTGAGATTATTGATGTCTCCGTGCACTGCATGGGTTCAGAGCGCGATGAGAAGGACGTCTTTGTGCATGGCGTCGATCCTGCTTTGAAGGAGGCCAATGCCGCAGTGCAGACGCTTTCCACTGGGCTGCGTATGGCCAATGCCGCCTCCGATATCGATGTGGCTCACTCCCACACCTGGTACACCGGCCTAGGTGGCCACCTTGCCGGCCGCCTGTACGGCATCCCCCACGTGGTCACCGCGCACTCCCTCGAGCCGCACCGCCCCTGGAAGCGGGAACAACTCGGTGGTGGCTATGAGATCTCCTCCTGGTCCGAGAAAAACGCTATGGAATACGCCGATGCCGTCATCGCGGTGTCGGCCGGGATGAAAGATTCCATCCTGGATGCTTACCCCCGCATCGACGCCGACAAGGTCCATGTAGTCCTTAACGGCATTGATACTCAGGTCTGGCAGCCGGGTGAATCCGCGGTGCTGGATAAGTTGGGCGTCGACAAGCAGCGTCCCATCGTTGCCTTCGTAGGCCGGATTACCCGGCAAAAGGGCGTCAAGCACCTGCTGAAGGCTGCCCAGAACTTTGATGCAGACATTCAGCTTGTGCTGTGTGCTGGCGCGCCGGATACGCCGGAGATTGCGGCAGAGACCGAGACCCTCGTGGAGGAGCTGCGTGCTCAGCGTGACGGCGTGTTCTGGGTCAAGGACATGCTCTCGCGTGAGGAGATCAAGCAGGTCTATTCTGGCGCGGACGTTTTCGTGTGCCCCTCTATTTATGAGCCGCTGGGAATCGTCAACCTCGAGGCAATGGCCTGTGGCACCGCGGTTGTGGCTTCCAATGTGGGAGGCATCCCGGAGGTCGTCGTGGACGGCGAAACCGGCGTTTTGGTCAACTATGACGTAAATGACGAAGCCACCTTTGAAGCTGATCTGGCTGCCGCCGTGAACCGTGTCGCCGCCGATAAAGAGCTGGCACAACGCTTCGGTTCCGCTGGCCGCCAGCGCGCCATCGAGGAATTCTCGTGGGCTACCATCGCGCAGCAGACCGTGGACATTTACCGCTCGTTAATGTAG
- a CDS encoding translocase has translation MFSSIGWVEILVIVLLGLVIIGPERLPGVIMDVRAAIYAARKAIANAKAELNGEMSGLGAEFNDLRVPLSQAAEWTRMGPRGVITKALFDGDDSAWDDFNPKKMAEDIKKNTSPYEHDADMNNQPAQPAPEQNTGRPTFDYSQVYPDLGAQQTAGEKAKTTQPPRGGNAPTGEGSSSWEDVT, from the coding sequence GTGTTTTCCTCAATTGGTTGGGTAGAGATCCTTGTCATCGTGCTGCTGGGGCTGGTGATCATCGGCCCCGAGCGCTTGCCCGGTGTAATTATGGACGTCCGCGCGGCTATCTACGCGGCGCGCAAGGCCATCGCGAACGCTAAGGCGGAGCTCAACGGTGAGATGAGCGGTCTCGGCGCGGAGTTCAATGACCTCCGGGTGCCTCTGAGCCAGGCAGCGGAGTGGACGCGCATGGGACCGCGCGGGGTTATCACCAAGGCGCTTTTCGACGGCGACGATTCCGCCTGGGACGACTTCAACCCGAAGAAGATGGCCGAGGACATCAAGAAGAACACCAGCCCGTACGAGCATGACGCGGACATGAACAACCAGCCTGCGCAGCCAGCGCCGGAGCAGAACACTGGCCGGCCGACCTTCGATTATTCGCAGGTCTACCCAGACCTAGGCGCGCAGCAAACGGCGGGGGAGAAGGCGAAAACGACACAGCCCCCGCGCGGTGGGAATGCACCCACCGGCGAGGGCAGCTCCTCCTGGGAGGACGTCACCTAA
- a CDS encoding DivIVA domain-containing protein — translation MLSWILLIVVLIALVIIGTWAWGSLVGRGPVMEAPDKAVDTDYENLRALDEGRFDDLRFDVVARGYRQDQVDALLSAVERRLQVAPATSSDASSEPSA, via the coding sequence ATGTTGTCCTGGATTCTGCTGATCGTTGTCCTCATCGCTCTCGTGATCATTGGCACGTGGGCGTGGGGAAGCCTGGTAGGGCGGGGGCCTGTCATGGAGGCTCCCGACAAGGCTGTGGACACCGACTATGAAAACTTGCGTGCCCTCGACGAGGGGCGCTTCGACGACCTGCGTTTCGACGTGGTCGCGAGGGGCTACCGCCAGGACCAAGTGGATGCACTTCTATCTGCGGTGGAGCGCCGTTTACAGGTCGCGCCGGCGACGTCGTCTGACGCTTCTTCCGAACCTTCGGCCTAA
- a CDS encoding glucosyl-3-phosphoglycerate synthase: protein MSDSVSVVIPALNEERTVAHVVRACLADDPLEVIVIDADSTDETAARAAAAGARVCNWRDVVEEPPQPGKGESLWRGVAAARGEVVVFIDADLESARPGMVTALNEPFVDPHVQLVKARYARSLNGQPTGGGRVTELSAKPLLRMFFPELAHIDQPLGGEYAIRREAALGLPFVAGYGVEAGLLIDVAKRFGPYAIAEVDLGTRAHRNRPLNELSPMADVVSRTILSRAGVVGPVAQRPPLLGKI, encoded by the coding sequence ATGTCAGACAGTGTTTCCGTGGTTATCCCTGCGCTTAATGAGGAGCGCACCGTCGCGCACGTGGTGCGTGCCTGCCTGGCGGACGATCCGTTAGAGGTCATCGTCATCGACGCCGATTCCACCGACGAGACCGCGGCACGGGCAGCCGCGGCTGGGGCGCGAGTGTGCAATTGGCGTGACGTGGTGGAGGAGCCGCCGCAGCCTGGCAAAGGCGAGTCCCTGTGGCGCGGGGTGGCCGCGGCTCGGGGTGAGGTGGTCGTCTTTATCGATGCGGATTTAGAATCCGCGCGGCCCGGCATGGTTACCGCGCTGAATGAGCCTTTCGTGGACCCGCACGTGCAGCTGGTCAAGGCGCGTTATGCACGCAGCCTGAACGGTCAGCCCACTGGTGGCGGGCGGGTTACTGAGCTGAGCGCCAAGCCGCTGCTGCGCATGTTCTTCCCCGAACTCGCGCACATCGATCAGCCTTTGGGCGGGGAATATGCGATTCGCCGCGAGGCAGCCCTGGGGCTGCCTTTCGTCGCGGGCTATGGGGTGGAAGCGGGGTTGCTGATAGACGTCGCCAAGCGCTTTGGCCCCTACGCCATCGCCGAGGTGGACCTGGGCACTCGCGCCCACCGTAACCGCCCCCTCAACGAGCTATCCCCAATGGCCGATGTAGTTTCGCGCACCATCCTCTCCCGCGCGGGCGTGGTCGGGCCCGTTGCCCAACGACCGCCGCTGCTGGGTAAGATTTAG
- a CDS encoding GH32 C-terminal domain-containing protein has product MTHKETHHRPELHFVPDSGILDAPAGIVRDGHTWHLFHQYRPDAGQPARWGHSTSEETAFEWLDCDDVLAPVGGELSLRAGSVAEGKDALNLYFTSVTSVGTSVRLARYTDYADECIVSDDPSALDPDVVRFGEAVGAHTNYDRFRSPSVVPDWAKEDREEGHDGWLMLALTGHSDAPVPVILDSPNGESWTLLGPLSFEGDPGFEEGEVPATSPIPPVVSPRLVRLRDEVDRDIYDVLFVTLEREGRDVSGYIVGRLDGTVFTVAKGFQRVDFGHDFSRPRNTNTTTGTIPQECRYDRAVILGLLNGNGRGDDATKHPTWEAEGWANSLSLPRAVTLQGGVLYQTPAEGLPDAVKLSDYAQSWTGVLEVPTGSSVTVTLKDGSGDTAAVIRHTGEEISLDRSMSKAFDNYFKDSAPAVAQLAEGDSDTLTVIQDGASVEVFVDGGLVAMSSRVYFDGGCSAIEVSTDGEAVIEQSWSRKGTKRS; this is encoded by the coding sequence GTGACGCATAAAGAAACGCACCATCGCCCAGAACTTCACTTCGTTCCCGATAGCGGGATCCTCGACGCCCCCGCAGGAATCGTCCGCGACGGTCATACCTGGCACCTATTCCACCAGTACCGTCCTGATGCCGGCCAGCCTGCGCGCTGGGGCCATTCCACTTCCGAGGAAACGGCCTTCGAGTGGCTCGACTGCGACGACGTCCTCGCCCCCGTCGGCGGCGAACTGTCGCTGCGTGCAGGGTCCGTGGCGGAAGGAAAGGACGCTCTGAACCTGTACTTCACTTCGGTGACGTCGGTGGGGACGAGTGTGCGCTTGGCGCGCTACACCGACTATGCCGATGAATGCATCGTGTCTGATGATCCTTCGGCTCTCGACCCAGACGTTGTCCGCTTCGGGGAAGCCGTGGGCGCCCATACCAATTATGACCGTTTCCGCTCGCCCTCCGTGGTCCCAGACTGGGCCAAGGAAGACCGCGAAGAGGGGCACGATGGCTGGCTTATGCTGGCGCTGACCGGGCATTCCGACGCGCCGGTACCGGTGATCCTGGACAGCCCCAATGGCGAATCCTGGACACTCCTCGGGCCCTTGAGCTTCGAGGGTGATCCTGGCTTTGAGGAGGGCGAGGTTCCGGCCACCTCCCCCATCCCGCCGGTGGTTTCACCGCGTTTGGTACGCCTGCGCGATGAGGTGGATAGGGATATTTACGACGTTCTCTTCGTCACCTTGGAACGCGAGGGCCGAGATGTCTCCGGCTATATCGTGGGCCGCCTTGATGGCACTGTGTTCACCGTGGCGAAGGGTTTCCAGCGCGTGGACTTTGGCCATGACTTCTCCCGCCCGCGCAACACCAACACCACGACCGGAACGATTCCGCAGGAGTGCCGCTACGACCGCGCAGTCATCCTCGGTCTGCTCAACGGCAACGGCCGTGGTGATGACGCCACCAAACACCCCACCTGGGAAGCCGAGGGCTGGGCGAATAGCCTGTCCCTGCCGCGTGCAGTGACGCTGCAGGGTGGCGTTCTGTACCAGACCCCGGCGGAGGGACTGCCGGATGCCGTGAAGCTTTCGGATTACGCACAGTCGTGGACGGGTGTCCTCGAAGTACCTACGGGTTCGAGCGTGACCGTGACGCTGAAGGACGGCTCTGGCGATACCGCTGCGGTCATTCGCCATACTGGTGAGGAAATCAGCCTGGACCGCTCCATGTCCAAGGCCTTCGATAACTACTTTAAGGACTCCGCTCCTGCGGTGGCTCAGCTGGCTGAGGGAGATTCGGATACGCTCACCGTCATTCAGGATGGTGCCAGCGTTGAGGTCTTCGTCGACGGCGGTTTGGTGGCTATGAGCTCCCGCGTCTACTTCGACGGTGGCTGCTCCGCCATCGAGGTCAGCACCGATGGCGAAGCTGTCATTGAGCAATCGTGGAGCCGCAAGGGAACCAAGCGTTCCTAA
- a CDS encoding DUF3117 domain-containing protein → MAAMKPRTTGGEMEAVEESRKIVMRIPSDGGGRIVIELSKEEAAELGSLLVAVSS, encoded by the coding sequence ATGGCAGCGATGAAGCCCCGTACCACTGGTGGAGAGATGGAAGCGGTAGAGGAGTCCCGCAAGATCGTCATGCGCATTCCTTCTGACGGGGGTGGGCGCATTGTTATTGAGCTCAGCAAAGAAGAAGCAGCGGAGCTGGGTTCACTCCTCGTAGCAGTTTCTAGCTAG